Proteins from a genomic interval of Leifsonia shinshuensis:
- the era gene encoding GTPase Era, whose translation MSEYHAGFVSFVGRPNVGKSTLTNALVGEKVAITSSKPQTTRRAIRGIVHQRGGQLILVDTPGIHRPRTLLGERLNTLVQSTLGDVDVIGFCVPADEKIGPGDRFINDQLDDYPNAKKVAIVTKIDAAGKTQVAEQLLAVSALREWEAIIPISATSRIQLDTLTSELMKLLPESPGPLYPEDAVTDEGIEDRIAEYIREAVLEGVEDELPHSLAVTIDDIVERDDKDLVEVYANLFVERDSQKAIVIGKGGSRIRDVGAEARKPIEELLGRKVFLSLRVKVAKDWQRDPKQLGRLGF comes from the coding sequence ATGAGCGAGTACCACGCCGGATTCGTCTCGTTCGTCGGCCGCCCCAACGTGGGCAAGTCGACCCTCACCAACGCCCTCGTCGGCGAGAAGGTCGCGATCACGAGCTCCAAGCCGCAGACCACGCGCCGCGCCATCCGCGGCATCGTCCACCAGCGCGGCGGCCAGCTCATCCTGGTCGACACCCCCGGCATCCACCGGCCGCGCACGCTCCTCGGCGAGCGGCTGAACACGCTCGTGCAGTCCACGCTGGGCGACGTCGACGTGATCGGGTTCTGCGTCCCCGCGGACGAGAAGATCGGCCCGGGCGACCGCTTCATCAACGACCAGCTGGACGACTACCCGAACGCCAAGAAGGTCGCGATCGTCACCAAGATCGACGCGGCCGGCAAGACCCAGGTCGCCGAGCAGCTCCTCGCCGTCTCCGCGCTTCGCGAGTGGGAGGCGATCATCCCGATCTCCGCGACCAGCCGCATCCAGCTCGACACCCTCACCTCCGAGCTGATGAAGCTGCTCCCGGAGTCGCCCGGCCCGCTCTACCCGGAGGACGCTGTCACCGACGAGGGCATCGAGGACCGCATCGCGGAGTACATCCGCGAGGCGGTGCTGGAGGGCGTGGAGGACGAGCTGCCGCACTCCCTCGCCGTCACCATCGACGACATCGTGGAGCGCGACGACAAGGACCTGGTCGAGGTCTACGCCAACCTGTTCGTAGAGCGCGACAGCCAGAAGGCCATCGTGATCGGCAAGGGCGGCTCCCGCATCCGCGACGTCGGCGCCGAGGCCAGGAAGCCGATCGAGGAGCTCCTCGGCCGCAAGGTG